A genomic region of Kribbella sp. NBC_00382 contains the following coding sequences:
- a CDS encoding alpha/beta fold hydrolase, producing the protein MALHHVSFGEGTPVLALHGWTPDHRLMTGCLEPIFANRPGYRRLYPDLPGMGKSAADGIDSSDGIMAALREYIDNEIGAEPFILIGESYGGYLARGLVAERPDQILGLGLICPIGVALEHAERTVPEHVVLESDPAVLATLTPEQLADFTEIAVLQTADVLRQYQEDVEPGLDAADLRAMARIRRNWALTIAPESGPVYTRPSLILCGHQDSVTGHVDQYALLPHYPRASYAVLDRAGHNLQIEQPALLGVFVNDWLERIAREATSG; encoded by the coding sequence ATGGCGCTTCACCACGTCTCCTTCGGCGAGGGCACTCCGGTGCTCGCGTTGCACGGCTGGACTCCCGACCACCGGCTGATGACCGGTTGCCTCGAGCCGATCTTCGCGAACCGCCCCGGCTACCGGCGGCTCTACCCGGACCTGCCGGGGATGGGCAAGAGCGCGGCCGACGGGATCGACAGCTCGGACGGCATCATGGCTGCGCTCCGCGAGTACATCGACAACGAGATCGGCGCCGAGCCCTTCATCCTGATCGGCGAGTCGTACGGCGGCTATCTGGCGCGCGGCCTGGTCGCCGAGCGGCCTGACCAGATCCTCGGTCTCGGCCTCATCTGCCCGATCGGCGTCGCCCTCGAGCACGCCGAGCGGACAGTGCCCGAGCACGTCGTACTGGAGTCCGACCCAGCCGTGCTCGCGACGCTGACTCCGGAGCAACTCGCGGACTTCACCGAGATCGCCGTACTACAGACCGCCGATGTCCTGCGGCAATACCAAGAGGACGTCGAGCCGGGGCTGGACGCGGCCGACCTTCGGGCGATGGCTCGGATCCGCCGCAACTGGGCCCTGACGATCGCCCCGGAGAGCGGTCCCGTCTACACGCGGCCATCGCTGATCCTCTGCGGCCACCAAGACTCCGTCACCGGCCATGTGGACCAGTACGCGCTGCTCCCGCACTATCCCCGCGCCTCGTACGCCGTCCTCGACCGGGCCGGCCACAATCTCCAGATCGAGCAACCCGCGCTGCTCGGGGTATTCGTCAACGACTGGCTGGAGAGGATCGCCAGGGAGGCTACCAGTGGGTAA
- the soxR gene encoding redox-sensitive transcriptional activator SoxR, with the protein MEIEPGELTVGQLAERSGVAISALHFYERQNLIISRRTSGNQRRYKRDTLRRVAMIRIAQRVGIPLAEVAAILALLPDNRTPTRQDWERISECWQVELDRRIVHLEQLRDDFKDCVGCGCLSLDRCALANPYDALATKGPGPQRLVDPAGEPCHPAGEPCHPAGCR; encoded by the coding sequence GTGGAGATCGAGCCGGGCGAGCTGACGGTCGGGCAGCTGGCGGAGCGCAGCGGGGTGGCGATCTCCGCGCTGCACTTCTACGAGCGGCAGAACCTGATCATCAGCCGCCGGACGTCGGGCAACCAGCGCCGGTACAAGCGCGACACCCTGCGGCGGGTGGCGATGATCCGGATCGCCCAGCGGGTCGGCATCCCGCTCGCTGAGGTGGCCGCGATCCTCGCCCTGCTGCCGGACAACCGGACACCGACGCGGCAAGACTGGGAACGGATCTCCGAGTGCTGGCAGGTCGAGCTGGATCGCCGGATCGTCCACCTGGAACAACTCCGCGACGACTTCAAGGACTGCGTCGGCTGCGGCTGCCTCTCCCTCGACCGCTGCGCACTGGCCAATCCGTACGACGCCCTGGCAACCAAGGGCCCCGGCCCGCAGCGACTGGTCGACCCGGCCGGCGAGCCCTGCCACCCGGCCGGCGAGCCCTGTCACCCGGCGGGCTGCCGCTAA
- a CDS encoding SDR family NAD(P)-dependent oxidoreductase — METGKRPFGWPLLVALTNGRTRIPDDQLAFAVRGKIVLVTGSSYGIGEATAKRLARAGATVLLLARTAAQLEAVAEEIRAEGGKAFVYPANLAEPDAVEAVVATVLAEHGHVDVLVSNAGKSIRRSVADSYQRFHDIERTNSVNYLGPAKLVLELLPSMRERGSGHIVNVSTAGVRTPPMARWSAYLASKSAFDMWLRCVSQEVRDDGVTTSTVYMGLVHTRMSSPTALLNSMPGLSPQQAADQVCAAVANKPHNITPPFVRPADALGNLFRVPTDRLFEQYFRLTNRQRKEK, encoded by the coding sequence ATGGAGACTGGGAAGCGTCCGTTCGGGTGGCCACTGCTTGTCGCGTTGACCAACGGGCGGACCCGGATCCCCGACGACCAGCTGGCCTTCGCCGTGCGCGGCAAGATCGTGCTGGTGACGGGCTCGTCGTACGGGATCGGCGAGGCGACGGCCAAGCGGCTTGCGCGCGCGGGTGCGACCGTGCTGCTGCTGGCACGGACCGCCGCGCAACTCGAGGCTGTCGCGGAGGAGATCCGGGCCGAGGGCGGGAAGGCTTTTGTCTACCCGGCGAACCTGGCCGAGCCGGACGCGGTCGAGGCTGTTGTCGCGACGGTGCTGGCGGAGCACGGACATGTCGACGTGCTGGTGAGCAACGCGGGCAAGTCGATCCGGCGGTCGGTCGCGGACTCCTATCAACGGTTCCATGACATCGAGCGGACGAACTCGGTGAACTACCTCGGGCCGGCCAAGCTCGTACTCGAGTTGCTGCCGTCGATGCGCGAGCGCGGCTCCGGGCACATCGTCAACGTGTCGACTGCGGGGGTACGGACTCCGCCGATGGCGCGGTGGTCGGCGTACCTGGCGTCGAAGAGTGCCTTCGACATGTGGCTGCGGTGCGTGTCGCAGGAGGTGCGCGACGACGGGGTGACGACGTCGACGGTCTACATGGGGCTGGTGCACACGCGGATGAGTTCACCGACAGCGTTGCTGAACAGCATGCCTGGGTTGAGCCCACAGCAGGCGGCCGATCAGGTCTGCGCCGCGGTGGCGAACAAACCGCACAACATCACTCCGCCGTTCGTCCGGCCTGCCGATGCCTTGGGCAACCTCTTCCGGGTGCCGACCGACCGGCTGTTCGAGCAGTACTTCCGGCTCACCAACCGGCAGCGCAAGGAGAAGTGA
- a CDS encoding AMP-binding protein, with product MTPRRLGPRPIGPMRPPDWLVRAAGEISGVSVALIKSGVWRSARPTQLVAIERALRQWGQSMAALGAIAAIRFPDQPAVIDELGTVSYRELDRRCSRQAAALRAQYGIVAGSKVAVLCRNHRGFLEATLAASRLGADVLFVNTEFAPPQLELVLERHHPDLLIHDEEFAEAAGDLPAVIAWHDTEGANAAPSRTTLDDLAVSEAPEAPAPERPGHITILTSGTTGAPKAAPRAPTAWGLAGLTASTLNRIGLRAGEPMVICPPLFHGLGLLNSMLALFLGSPLVLARRYDAAAVLASVDKNRAGAIVAVPVMLQRMLDVGPAAIAEPDLRSLRAVISGASALGPALAERFIAQFGPVLCDAYGSSEIGIATIATSADLIAAPGTVGRPCLGSSVRILDDHDQPARTGVTGRIFAGGGLVFGGYSDGSSKTVVDGRMSTGDLGHLDTAGRLFVDGREDDMIVSGGENVYPVEVEDCLMSHPAVVEAVVVGVPDEEFGQRLVAYVVPAGEVTEDELVQHVRANLARYKAPRKIVLVDDLPRNATGKILRSKLTDRWRP from the coding sequence ATGACGCCGCGGCGGCTGGGGCCGCGGCCGATCGGGCCGATGCGTCCACCGGACTGGCTGGTGCGTGCTGCCGGTGAGATCAGTGGGGTATCCGTCGCGCTGATCAAGTCGGGCGTCTGGCGGTCGGCGCGGCCGACACAGCTGGTGGCGATCGAGCGGGCCTTGCGGCAGTGGGGTCAGTCGATGGCGGCGCTCGGAGCGATCGCCGCGATCCGGTTCCCCGACCAGCCGGCGGTGATCGACGAGCTCGGCACGGTCAGCTATCGCGAGCTGGATCGCCGGTGTTCGCGCCAGGCGGCCGCGCTGCGGGCGCAGTACGGGATTGTTGCTGGAAGCAAGGTTGCCGTGCTCTGCCGCAACCACCGTGGCTTCCTGGAAGCAACCCTCGCAGCCTCCCGTCTCGGCGCCGACGTCCTCTTCGTCAACACCGAGTTCGCTCCCCCGCAACTCGAACTCGTCCTCGAACGCCACCACCCCGACCTCCTCATCCACGACGAGGAATTCGCCGAGGCAGCCGGAGATCTCCCCGCAGTCATCGCCTGGCACGACACCGAGGGAGCCAACGCGGCCCCGTCGCGGACGACCCTCGACGACCTTGCCGTGAGCGAAGCTCCGGAGGCGCCAGCACCTGAGCGGCCAGGGCACATCACGATTCTGACGTCGGGCACGACGGGTGCTCCGAAGGCGGCGCCGCGCGCACCTACTGCTTGGGGGTTGGCTGGACTGACTGCAAGCACGCTCAATCGGATCGGGCTGCGCGCCGGCGAACCAATGGTGATCTGCCCACCGCTGTTCCACGGGTTGGGTCTGCTCAACTCGATGCTCGCCCTCTTCCTAGGCTCACCGTTGGTACTGGCCCGCCGGTACGACGCAGCCGCGGTGCTCGCGTCCGTCGACAAGAACCGGGCCGGCGCGATCGTCGCAGTACCGGTGATGCTGCAACGCATGCTCGACGTCGGCCCGGCCGCTATCGCCGAGCCCGACCTGCGCTCACTCCGCGCGGTGATCTCGGGCGCGTCCGCACTGGGCCCAGCGCTGGCCGAACGGTTCATCGCGCAGTTCGGGCCAGTACTGTGCGACGCCTACGGATCCAGCGAGATCGGGATCGCGACCATCGCCACCTCAGCCGACCTGATCGCGGCGCCCGGCACGGTCGGCCGACCTTGCCTCGGCAGCTCGGTCCGGATCCTCGACGATCATGACCAACCGGCGAGGACCGGCGTCACCGGGCGGATCTTCGCGGGTGGCGGCCTCGTCTTCGGCGGGTACTCGGATGGCAGCAGCAAGACAGTCGTCGACGGCCGGATGAGCACCGGCGATCTGGGTCACCTCGACACCGCCGGACGGTTGTTCGTCGACGGCCGTGAGGACGACATGATCGTGTCCGGCGGCGAGAACGTGTACCCGGTCGAGGTCGAGGACTGCCTGATGAGTCACCCCGCTGTCGTCGAGGCGGTGGTGGTCGGCGTACCGGACGAGGAGTTCGGCCAGCGCCTGGTCGCGTACGTAGTACCGGCCGGTGAGGTGACCGAGGACGAACTCGTCCAGCACGTCCGCGCCAACCTCGCCCGCTACAAGGCACCCCGCAAGATCGTCCTGGTGGACGACCTCCCCCGCAACGCAACGGGAAAGATCCTCCGCAGCAAACTCACCGATCGATGGAGGCCATGA
- a CDS encoding RecQ family ATP-dependent DNA helicase, which produces MGDIKLSDDRAATAAGLIRAIAGDGASLRADQETAVAALCEPNARVLVVQATGWGKSAVYWAATAIRRSEGAGPTLVVSPLLSLMRDQVGAAGRAGLRAATLNSSNVDDWSGIESELRSGAIDVLLVSPERLANPGFGRRVLDALAGQIGLLVIDEAHAVSDWGHDFRPDYRRVSDVLQKLNPETPVLATTATANARVTDDVAHQLGESTLVLRGPLARSSLQLSVVDKLSPLDRFAWVVDHLPKLPGSGIVYTLTVADAQRLSAAIQEVHGAAVPVAAYTGQLEAGERERLEDALRGNELKALVATSALGMGYDKPDLGFVVHVGSPPSPVSYYQQVGRAGRGIDHAVVALLPSDADAGVWDYFATATIPVPEQVNRLLRGLEAYAPDQPATVPSLEAETGLRRGRVELMLKQLAVDGAVERVERGWVRTATDWTFDAAHYDGIVSVRRREADIMRAYTRGERCLMQLLQESLDDPSAERCGRCSVCLGLLPDPLSAQPEPETVEAITRMLRGETHVLEPRKMWPGGAFGAKGKIPPALSAEPGRSIVYADAPEWREVIRSVFSSTPDAASLDALKAGCVAALSRWRDAWSRRPEVVVTLPAAGHRQLVTEIANHLAEIGRLERAELTVDGSAFADDLSSAEEAKVWRDGISVDPSTAQSITDRSVLLVVDASSSQWPITVAAAKLRESGAAAVLPLLIHRRP; this is translated from the coding sequence ATGGGTGACATCAAGCTGTCGGATGATCGGGCTGCGACCGCCGCGGGGCTGATCCGCGCGATCGCCGGGGACGGCGCGAGTCTGCGGGCTGACCAAGAGACCGCGGTCGCGGCGTTGTGCGAGCCGAACGCGCGGGTGCTCGTCGTCCAGGCGACCGGCTGGGGCAAGTCGGCGGTCTACTGGGCCGCGACGGCGATCCGCCGATCGGAAGGCGCCGGGCCGACCTTGGTGGTCTCACCCTTGCTGTCGTTGATGCGTGATCAGGTCGGCGCCGCCGGCCGGGCCGGTCTGCGGGCGGCGACGCTGAACTCGTCGAACGTGGACGACTGGTCCGGGATCGAGAGCGAGCTGCGTTCGGGCGCGATCGACGTACTGCTGGTATCTCCGGAGCGGCTGGCCAACCCGGGCTTCGGTCGGCGCGTGTTGGATGCATTGGCCGGGCAGATCGGCTTGCTGGTGATCGACGAAGCGCATGCCGTCTCGGACTGGGGGCACGACTTCCGGCCTGACTATCGGCGGGTGTCCGACGTACTGCAGAAGCTGAACCCGGAGACACCGGTGCTCGCGACGACGGCGACGGCCAATGCGCGGGTGACCGATGATGTGGCGCATCAGTTGGGTGAGTCGACGCTGGTACTCCGTGGTCCGCTGGCTCGGTCGAGCCTGCAGTTGTCCGTCGTGGACAAGTTGTCGCCGTTGGATCGGTTCGCGTGGGTGGTCGACCATCTGCCGAAGCTGCCGGGGTCGGGCATCGTCTACACGCTGACGGTGGCGGATGCGCAACGGTTGTCGGCGGCGATCCAGGAGGTGCATGGCGCGGCTGTTCCCGTTGCGGCGTACACGGGTCAGCTGGAGGCGGGGGAGCGGGAGCGGCTCGAGGATGCCTTGCGGGGCAACGAGTTGAAGGCGTTGGTTGCGACGTCGGCGCTTGGGATGGGCTATGACAAGCCTGACCTTGGGTTCGTGGTGCATGTGGGGTCGCCGCCGTCGCCGGTCTCGTACTACCAGCAGGTCGGGCGTGCTGGGCGTGGCATCGATCATGCGGTGGTGGCGCTGCTGCCGTCCGATGCCGATGCGGGCGTGTGGGACTACTTCGCCACTGCGACGATTCCGGTGCCTGAGCAGGTCAATCGGCTGCTGCGTGGGTTGGAGGCCTATGCGCCGGATCAACCGGCGACCGTTCCTTCACTCGAGGCGGAGACCGGGCTGCGGCGTGGACGCGTCGAGTTGATGCTGAAGCAGCTGGCGGTCGACGGTGCGGTCGAGCGGGTTGAGCGCGGCTGGGTGCGTACTGCCACCGACTGGACCTTCGACGCGGCGCACTACGACGGCATCGTGTCGGTACGGCGGCGCGAGGCGGACATCATGCGCGCCTACACTCGCGGCGAACGTTGCCTCATGCAACTACTGCAGGAGTCGCTGGACGATCCGTCGGCGGAGCGGTGCGGACGGTGCTCGGTGTGTCTGGGGTTGTTGCCGGATCCGTTGAGTGCGCAGCCCGAGCCGGAGACGGTCGAGGCGATCACCCGGATGTTGCGCGGCGAGACGCATGTGCTGGAGCCACGCAAGATGTGGCCGGGTGGGGCATTCGGTGCGAAGGGCAAGATCCCACCGGCCCTATCGGCCGAGCCTGGCCGGAGCATCGTCTATGCCGACGCGCCGGAGTGGCGCGAGGTAATCCGCTCCGTCTTCAGCTCGACCCCTGATGCGGCTTCGCTCGATGCACTGAAGGCAGGCTGTGTCGCGGCGCTGTCCCGCTGGCGCGACGCTTGGTCGCGTCGTCCGGAGGTCGTGGTGACATTGCCGGCAGCAGGTCATCGCCAGCTGGTCACCGAGATCGCCAACCACTTGGCCGAGATCGGCCGCCTCGAACGAGCCGAGCTGACAGTCGACGGCTCCGCCTTCGCCGACGACCTCTCCTCCGCCGAGGAGGCAAAGGTCTGGCGAGACGGCATCTCAGTCGACCCATCAACCGCCCAGTCAATCACCGACCGTTCGGTCCTCCTGGTCGTCGACGCCTCATCCTCCCAATGGCCAATCACAGTAGCCGCCGCCAAGCTACGAGAGTCAGGCGCCGCCGCAGTCCTCCCACTCCTCATCCATCGCCGCCCGTAG
- a CDS encoding M24 family metallopeptidase has translation MSRRSSHSPQTDSAVLRSRLERAREAAAGTGLLIAPGSDLRYLLGRESGSLERLTTLVIPADGRPALVVPKLEAPGYDDVPTAELGIDVVTWVDGDDPYAVAVERLGKPDRVAVSDFTPALHVLAMRAALPGAEQVLAGPIVRELRMRKDAAEVEALRRAGAAIDRVHARVGEWLRAGRTEAEVGADIEAAIVEEGHVAADFVIVGSGPNGASPHHSLSDRVIEAGDVVVVDIGGPIAEGYNSDSTRTYSVGEPREADVVATYEVLRLAQQAAVDSVRPGVSAESIDAAAREVIAAAGFGEFFIHRTGHGIGLDVHEEPYIVSGNELILEPGMAFSIEPGIYQPGRWGARIEDIVIVTEDGVESVNQRPHELAIV, from the coding sequence ATGTCTCGCAGATCTTCGCACTCGCCACAGACAGATTCCGCCGTACTGCGTTCCCGGCTGGAGCGCGCGAGGGAGGCGGCCGCCGGCACCGGGCTGCTGATCGCGCCCGGCTCCGACCTGCGCTACCTGCTCGGCCGCGAGAGCGGCTCGCTCGAACGCCTCACCACACTCGTCATCCCAGCGGACGGCCGACCGGCTCTCGTAGTACCGAAGCTGGAAGCACCCGGGTATGACGACGTACCGACCGCCGAGCTCGGTATCGACGTCGTCACCTGGGTCGACGGCGACGACCCGTACGCCGTCGCCGTCGAGCGACTCGGCAAGCCCGATCGCGTGGCGGTCAGCGACTTCACTCCGGCTCTGCATGTGCTGGCGATGCGGGCCGCGTTGCCCGGCGCCGAGCAGGTGCTCGCGGGCCCGATCGTGCGCGAGCTGCGGATGCGCAAGGACGCGGCCGAGGTCGAGGCGTTGCGGAGGGCCGGCGCCGCGATCGACCGGGTGCATGCGCGCGTCGGGGAGTGGTTGCGGGCGGGGCGTACCGAGGCTGAGGTTGGCGCGGACATTGAGGCGGCGATTGTCGAGGAAGGGCATGTCGCGGCCGACTTCGTGATCGTGGGGAGCGGGCCTAACGGTGCTAGTCCGCATCACTCGCTGTCGGATCGGGTGATCGAGGCGGGCGATGTGGTGGTGGTTGATATCGGTGGGCCGATTGCGGAGGGGTACAACTCGGACTCCACTCGGACGTACTCGGTCGGGGAGCCTCGTGAGGCTGATGTCGTGGCGACGTACGAGGTGTTGCGGCTGGCTCAGCAGGCCGCCGTCGACTCGGTGCGGCCGGGGGTGAGTGCGGAGTCGATCGACGCGGCCGCGCGTGAGGTCATCGCGGCTGCGGGCTTCGGTGAGTTCTTTATCCACAGGACGGGTCATGGGATCGGGCTCGATGTGCATGAAGAGCCGTACATTGTCAGCGGGAACGAGCTGATTCTCGAACCAGGGATGGCGTTCAGCATCGAGCCGGGCATCTACCAGCCGGGTCGCTGGGGTGCGCGGATCGAGGACATCGTGATCGTCACCGAGGACGGCGTGGAATCGGTGAACCAACGGCCGCACGAGTTGGCGATCGTCTGA
- a CDS encoding MFS transporter, which produces MTEILDKKTTRRRLHRAWPVAAVGFITLIGAAGFRSVPSVLLDPLHEEFGWSHATISAAVSINLLLYGLISPFAAALMDRLGLRKVVSGALVLIALGSGLTIFMHSSWQLLLCWGLLVGVGTGSMSMTFVATITGRWFVERRGLVTGILTAAGATGQLVFLPLIAHLAGAYGWRVPALVAAGAALAVVPLVLLFLRDYPSDVGLRAYGAPEGSTAGQRVKTTGNSGVRALSALWRAMHRPAFWMLAGGFAICGASTNGLVGTHFVTAAHDHGMPPTTAASLLALVGVFDVGGTIVSGWLTDRWDPRYLLIAYYSLRGLSLLVLPSLLGPTAQPSVWVFIIFYGLDWVATVPPTVALCREWFGVDGPIVFGWVFASHQVGAAIAATGAGAIRDAQGSYNLAWYLAGGLCAAAALMSASIGRRIAVA; this is translated from the coding sequence GTGACCGAGATTCTGGACAAGAAGACGACCCGGCGGCGGTTGCACCGCGCCTGGCCCGTCGCCGCCGTCGGCTTCATCACCTTGATCGGTGCGGCCGGCTTCCGGTCCGTGCCGAGCGTGCTGCTCGACCCGTTGCACGAGGAGTTCGGCTGGTCGCACGCGACCATCTCTGCGGCCGTGTCGATCAACCTGCTGCTGTACGGCCTGATCTCGCCGTTCGCCGCGGCGCTGATGGACCGTCTCGGTCTGCGCAAGGTGGTCAGTGGCGCGCTGGTCCTGATCGCGCTCGGCAGCGGGCTGACGATCTTCATGCACTCGTCCTGGCAGCTGCTGCTCTGCTGGGGGCTGCTGGTCGGAGTCGGTACCGGGTCGATGTCGATGACGTTCGTCGCGACGATCACCGGTCGCTGGTTCGTGGAGCGCCGTGGACTCGTGACAGGCATCCTGACTGCGGCTGGTGCGACTGGGCAGTTGGTGTTCCTTCCCCTCATCGCTCACCTGGCTGGGGCTTACGGGTGGCGGGTGCCCGCGTTGGTCGCGGCTGGCGCGGCGCTTGCCGTAGTACCGCTGGTGTTGCTGTTCCTCCGCGACTACCCGAGTGATGTGGGGTTGCGGGCGTACGGCGCTCCGGAGGGGAGTACTGCGGGGCAGCGGGTCAAGACGACGGGCAATAGCGGAGTACGGGCTCTGAGCGCGCTGTGGAGGGCTATGCATCGGCCGGCCTTCTGGATGCTGGCCGGTGGGTTTGCGATCTGTGGTGCGTCGACGAACGGCCTGGTCGGAACGCACTTCGTGACGGCTGCCCACGACCACGGGATGCCGCCGACCACTGCTGCGTCACTGCTCGCGCTGGTCGGAGTCTTCGATGTGGGCGGGACGATCGTGTCGGGTTGGCTGACGGACCGGTGGGACCCGCGGTACCTGTTGATCGCGTACTACTCGCTGCGTGGGCTCTCGCTGCTGGTACTGCCGTCCTTGCTCGGGCCGACCGCGCAGCCGAGCGTTTGGGTCTTCATCATCTTCTACGGGCTGGACTGGGTGGCGACTGTGCCGCCGACGGTCGCGTTGTGCCGGGAGTGGTTCGGGGTGGACGGGCCGATCGTGTTCGGCTGGGTGTTCGCGTCGCACCAAGTCGGCGCGGCGATCGCGGCCACCGGTGCGGGGGCGATCCGGGATGCGCAGGGGAGCTACAACCTGGCCTGGTACCTCGCCGGCGGGCTGTGTGCGGCGGCAGCGTTGATGTCGGCGAGTATCGGACGCCGGATCGCCGTGGCGTAG
- a CDS encoding GlxA family transcriptional regulator yields the protein MGTQRTPHRVAVLALEPVVGFDLTIPPTVLGEATTADGTRLYDVKICGLEAGKPVRAALGFTVIPDHGAEALAEADTVIIAGTYIPQPRHDGTLPDDLAAALATIRPDARIASICTGAFVLGAAGLLDGRPATTHWQRADMFRALYPKVLLDEDLLFIDDGDIITSAGLAAGVDLCLHLIRRDFGSEVANRAARHCVVAPWRDGGQSQFIERLVPDEGTDGTAPTRAWVLDRLGDEITLGAMAEHSRMSVRTFSRRFKAETGQSPGNWLLQQRVRHACHLLETTGLPVERVAEAAGLGTAASLRHHLRNEVGIPPLAYRKTFRAS from the coding sequence ATGGGTACTCAGCGCACACCGCACCGGGTCGCCGTACTGGCCCTGGAGCCGGTCGTCGGATTCGACCTGACCATTCCGCCGACCGTGCTCGGCGAGGCGACCACCGCCGACGGGACCCGCCTGTACGACGTGAAGATCTGCGGACTGGAAGCGGGCAAGCCGGTCCGGGCCGCCCTCGGGTTCACCGTGATTCCCGACCACGGCGCCGAGGCGCTCGCCGAAGCCGACACCGTGATCATCGCGGGCACGTACATCCCGCAGCCACGCCACGACGGCACCCTGCCCGACGACCTGGCCGCGGCGCTGGCGACCATCCGTCCGGACGCCCGGATCGCGTCGATCTGCACCGGAGCCTTCGTACTCGGCGCCGCCGGCCTGCTCGACGGCCGGCCTGCGACGACGCACTGGCAGCGCGCCGACATGTTCCGCGCGCTCTACCCGAAGGTGCTGCTCGACGAGGACCTGCTCTTCATCGACGACGGCGACATCATCACCTCGGCCGGGCTCGCCGCCGGCGTCGACCTCTGCCTGCACCTGATCCGCCGCGACTTCGGCAGCGAAGTCGCCAACCGCGCCGCCCGGCACTGCGTCGTCGCACCCTGGCGCGATGGCGGTCAATCGCAGTTCATCGAGCGCCTCGTACCGGACGAAGGCACCGACGGTACTGCGCCCACGCGAGCGTGGGTCCTCGATCGACTCGGCGACGAAATCACCCTCGGCGCGATGGCCGAGCACTCCCGGATGAGCGTCCGCACCTTCAGCCGCCGCTTCAAGGCCGAGACCGGCCAGTCCCCCGGCAACTGGCTGCTCCAGCAACGCGTCCGGCATGCCTGTCACCTACTGGAGACGACCGGCCTCCCCGTCGAACGCGTCGCCGAAGCGGCCGGCCTGGGCACCGCCGCCTCGCTCCGCCACCACCTGCGCAACGAGGTCGGTATCCCACCCCTTGCCTACCGCAAAACCTTCCGCGCGAGCTGA
- a CDS encoding aldo/keto reductase — translation MKHVSLGGLDVSRIGLGAMSMSGYYNVGEGSDAESVRTIHRALDLGVTFLDTAEIYGPFANEELVGRALKGRREQVVLATKFGLVSHAGGGPGHLDSSPANIRTAVEGSLKRLGTDHIDLYYQHRVDPNTPIEDTVGAVAELIAEGKVGHLGLSEAGTTTIRRAHAVHPVTALQTEYSLWTRDVEAGILPLLRELGIGFVPYSPLGHGFLTGQIRSTDDIADDDWRKTNPRFTGENFQRNLLVVDEVKAVAAEAAATPAQVALAWLLAQGNDIVPIPGTKRVSRVEENTAADAVELSAEQVERLNNLTPAAGERHEEAVMASIDR, via the coding sequence ATGAAGCACGTCTCCTTGGGCGGACTCGACGTCTCCCGGATCGGCCTCGGCGCCATGTCGATGTCGGGCTACTACAACGTCGGCGAAGGCAGCGACGCCGAGTCGGTCCGCACCATCCACCGGGCGCTCGACCTGGGCGTCACGTTCCTCGACACCGCGGAGATCTACGGACCTTTCGCCAACGAGGAACTGGTCGGCCGGGCCCTGAAAGGTCGCCGTGAGCAGGTCGTACTGGCGACGAAGTTCGGTCTGGTCTCCCACGCCGGTGGCGGCCCGGGACACCTGGACAGCAGTCCGGCGAACATCCGTACCGCGGTAGAGGGGTCGCTCAAGCGGCTCGGCACCGATCACATCGACCTGTACTACCAGCACCGGGTCGACCCGAACACCCCGATCGAGGACACCGTCGGCGCCGTCGCCGAACTGATTGCCGAGGGCAAGGTCGGTCATCTGGGCCTGTCCGAGGCCGGTACCACCACGATTCGCCGCGCGCACGCCGTCCATCCCGTCACCGCCCTACAGACCGAGTACTCCCTGTGGACCCGGGACGTGGAGGCCGGCATCCTGCCGCTGCTGCGCGAGCTGGGTATCGGCTTCGTTCCGTATTCACCGCTCGGTCACGGCTTCCTGACCGGCCAGATCCGCTCCACCGACGACATCGCCGACGACGACTGGCGCAAGACCAACCCACGGTTCACCGGCGAGAACTTCCAGCGCAACCTGCTCGTCGTCGACGAGGTCAAGGCCGTCGCAGCCGAGGCGGCGGCGACCCCGGCACAGGTCGCCCTGGCGTGGCTGCTTGCCCAGGGCAATGACATCGTCCCGATCCCCGGCACGAAGCGGGTCTCCCGGGTCGAGGAGAACACCGCCGCCGATGCCGTCGAACTCAGCGCCGAACAGGTCGAAAGGCTCAACAACCTCACGCCGGCCGCCGGCGAGCGGCACGAGGAGGCAGTCATGGCCTCCATCGATCGGTGA